A genomic window from Variovorax paradoxus includes:
- a CDS encoding XRE family transcriptional regulator: MTDSPLSQLPVAELGERIRLAREAAGLTQKQAADAINVARTTLVAIEQGQRRVKMDELQRLSKLYQTSVNAIIRREAVHVDLVPRFRKLLGSEDSAATKATELLANLARAEVELENLLGIKRSRNYPPERPILSGDVRMQAEQDALELRQRLGLGFAPAIDVVTLLEMELGIRVYVRRFDGSVSGVFAYDETLGACILLNANHPRERRNQTAGHELGHFISVRNTPEVLHADEPENSREERYANAFGRSFMTPAVAVRQKFQEVTAGSSRLTRRHVIVLSHFFGVSREAMVRRMEELGLTKKGTWDWFSENGGITDEQASQVLGDLKALDPQKAEANRPTTLRLNLLAAETYRQELLSEGQLARLLQLDRVELREVLHDMEGQEEEADGAPTLLA, encoded by the coding sequence ATGACCGACTCTCCACTCAGTCAGCTCCCCGTCGCCGAACTGGGCGAACGAATAAGACTTGCGCGCGAGGCGGCAGGATTGACGCAAAAGCAGGCTGCGGACGCGATCAACGTCGCGCGTACGACGCTTGTCGCAATCGAACAAGGCCAGCGCCGCGTAAAAATGGATGAGCTCCAGCGGCTATCGAAGCTTTATCAGACCTCAGTGAACGCAATCATTCGCCGCGAGGCCGTTCACGTGGATCTCGTTCCGCGATTTCGCAAACTGCTTGGCAGCGAAGACTCAGCAGCAACCAAGGCGACTGAACTTCTTGCCAATCTCGCGCGCGCCGAAGTCGAACTGGAAAATCTACTCGGCATAAAGCGCTCACGCAACTACCCTCCCGAACGCCCTATCCTGTCCGGCGATGTCCGAATGCAGGCGGAGCAGGATGCCCTTGAACTCAGGCAACGCCTCGGGCTGGGCTTCGCTCCCGCAATCGATGTCGTGACTCTCCTGGAAATGGAGCTAGGAATTCGCGTCTATGTGAGGCGCTTCGATGGATCGGTCTCGGGTGTCTTTGCCTACGACGAAACGCTCGGCGCATGCATCCTGTTGAACGCCAACCACCCGAGAGAGCGACGGAATCAGACTGCTGGGCACGAACTGGGCCACTTCATTTCAGTACGGAACACCCCGGAAGTGCTTCATGCAGACGAACCCGAAAACTCGCGGGAAGAGCGCTATGCAAATGCGTTTGGCAGGTCATTCATGACGCCCGCCGTTGCCGTAAGGCAGAAATTCCAGGAAGTGACGGCCGGCTCGTCCCGGCTTACGCGGCGCCACGTCATCGTCCTCTCCCACTTTTTTGGCGTGTCCCGGGAGGCAATGGTGCGGCGCATGGAAGAACTTGGCCTCACGAAGAAAGGAACCTGGGATTGGTTCTCGGAGAACGGTGGAATCACGGACGAACAGGCAAGTCAGGTTCTTGGCGACCTCAAGGCTTTGGACCCGCAAAAGGCCGAGGCGAATCGGCCCACGACCCTTAGGCTTAATCTCCTTGCGGCCGAAACCTATCGGCAGGAACTGTTGAGCGAAGGACAGCTCGCCCGTCTGTTGCAGCTCGACCGGGTCGAGTTGCGCGAAGTGCTTCATGACATGGAAGGTCAGGAGGAAGAGGCTGATGGAGCCCCAACCCTTCTTGCTTGA
- a CDS encoding DNA-binding protein, translated as MEPQPFLLDNELLVLDTSIVINLNATGCAEKILRALPHRVTVVDVVVGELEYGRSKGRGDAAMLADLAKADAVTIASLGEFALQHFESLVVGASAETLDDGEAATIAYAIDAKARAVIDERKATRLCSNRFPNVTLKSTIDLLSHQAVQESLGLPHLADALHKALLSARMRVPPHHMNWVVNLIGNERTAACRCLPEIVRQAARNA; from the coding sequence ATGGAGCCCCAACCCTTCTTGCTTGACAACGAACTGCTCGTCCTCGACACAAGCATCGTCATAAACCTGAACGCAACTGGATGTGCCGAAAAAATTCTTCGGGCACTCCCTCATCGAGTCACCGTGGTTGATGTCGTCGTCGGTGAGCTTGAGTACGGCAGGTCAAAGGGACGCGGCGACGCGGCAATGCTCGCCGACCTCGCCAAGGCCGACGCCGTAACCATCGCCAGCCTTGGCGAGTTCGCGCTTCAACATTTCGAAAGTCTGGTCGTCGGCGCGAGTGCGGAAACGCTGGACGACGGAGAAGCTGCAACGATCGCGTATGCAATCGATGCAAAGGCCCGCGCGGTCATTGACGAGCGAAAAGCAACACGTCTTTGTTCGAACCGGTTTCCGAACGTCACCCTGAAGAGCACCATTGATCTGCTTTCACACCAAGCCGTACAGGAGTCGCTTGGGTTGCCACATTTGGCCGATGCGCTTCATAAAGCGTTGCTTTCCGCACGCATGCGTGTGCCTCCGCACCATATGAACTGGGTGGTCAACCTCATCGGGAACGAGCGCACTGCGGCCTGCCGGTGTCTTCCAGAAATTGTTCGTCAGGCCGCGAGAAACGCATAA
- a CDS encoding GIY-YIG nuclease family protein, translated as MSDPGLDELAAELSDFAAPEKKGGRPPREERIIAGFEEIQRFFEKHGRVPQHGEERDIFERLYAVRLDRLRALADCRALLTPLDHQGLLAGASSVAATEEAIDVDELAAELAGAAGAEDITVLRHVRTSTEKRAAEEIAQRQPCEDFETFKPLFDCVQREIKEGIRETHAVHKLDELKLTEIQQGEFFIVEGQLAYIAEVGDDIRTKYERRDSRLRVIYDNGTESDVLQRSFQRALYRDEAARLVINPSAGPLFSDEVSEDDQESGTIYVLRSKSDLPIVASNRDVLHKIGVTGRSNIAARFANAKNEATFLLADVEVVATYDLYNINRVKLENLIHRVFDPARLDIDIKDRFGKPVVPREWFLVPLFVVDEAVERIKDGSITQYIYDPDSARLVVAGRRSEKSH; from the coding sequence ATGAGTGATCCTGGCCTCGACGAACTGGCGGCAGAACTTTCCGACTTCGCCGCGCCTGAGAAAAAGGGCGGACGTCCCCCGCGCGAGGAGCGCATCATTGCTGGCTTCGAGGAGATTCAGCGGTTCTTTGAGAAGCATGGCCGTGTACCGCAACACGGGGAAGAGCGCGACATTTTCGAGCGGTTATACGCCGTGCGCCTCGATCGTTTGCGCGCGCTTGCGGATTGCCGCGCCCTGCTTACACCGCTGGATCATCAAGGATTGCTTGCGGGCGCGTCTAGCGTCGCCGCAACCGAGGAGGCTATCGACGTGGACGAGCTGGCGGCCGAACTGGCGGGCGCAGCCGGCGCTGAGGACATCACCGTCCTGCGTCATGTTCGTACGAGTACCGAGAAGCGCGCCGCCGAAGAAATCGCGCAGCGCCAGCCATGCGAAGACTTCGAGACGTTCAAGCCGCTCTTTGATTGCGTGCAGCGCGAGATCAAGGAAGGCATCCGCGAAACACATGCCGTCCACAAGCTGGACGAACTCAAGCTGACCGAGATTCAGCAGGGTGAGTTCTTCATCGTGGAAGGCCAGCTCGCATACATCGCAGAGGTGGGCGATGACATTCGGACGAAATACGAACGTCGGGATAGCCGCCTTCGCGTCATCTATGACAACGGCACCGAAAGCGACGTGCTGCAACGCTCGTTTCAACGCGCCCTTTACCGCGACGAAGCGGCGCGACTCGTCATCAATCCCTCCGCCGGTCCGCTGTTCTCCGATGAAGTATCGGAAGACGACCAGGAGAGCGGCACGATCTACGTTCTCCGCAGCAAATCGGACCTTCCCATCGTCGCTTCCAACCGCGACGTGCTGCACAAGATCGGGGTGACGGGGCGCAGCAATATTGCCGCGCGCTTTGCCAACGCGAAGAACGAAGCAACCTTCCTGCTAGCCGACGTGGAAGTCGTCGCCACCTACGACCTCTATAACATCAACCGCGTCAAGCTCGAAAACCTGATCCATCGCGTATTCGATCCGGCCCGCTTGGACATCGACATCAAGGATCGATTCGGCAAGCCCGTGGTTCCGCGCGAGTGGTTCCTCGTACCGCTGTTCGTTGTCGACGAAGCCGTCGAGCGCATCAAGGACGGATCTATCACGCAGTACATCTATGACCCGGACTCCGCCAGGCTGGTAGTCGCCGGACGCCGCAGCGAAAAATCCCACTAG
- a CDS encoding DEAD/DEAH box helicase, giving the protein MNDKNRSIPSVSVTYARNGSSTNANALGMRPMQERVYEKRGEQYLLIKSPPASGKSRALMFVALDKLQNQGLKQVIVVVPEKSIGASFNDEPLSEFGFWADWHVEPKWNLCNAPGNDSDNGGKVKSVGTFLESTDKVLVCTHATFRFAVDAYGVERFDDRLIAVDEFHHVSANPDNKLGLHLGRFIARGRVHVVAMTGSYFRGDAEAVLASQDESKFDAVTYTYYEQLNGYQYLKQLDIGYFFYSGPYIDDILDVLDPAERTIIHIPNVNSRESTKDKLREVEHIIEALGEWQGSDAATGFQLVKTPQGSVLRIADLVDDDPTKRDRVSAALKDPAQKNNRDYVNIIIALGMAKEGFDWIWCEHALTVGYRASLTEIVQIIGRATRDAPGKTRARFTNLIAEPDASEEAVTEAVNDTLKAIAASLLMEQVLAPRFEFKPKNPESGPALGFDYGDGGYDPERCNVGFNEQTGQFQIEIKGLIEPKSKEAVRICQEDLNEVIATFIQDRTTVERGLFDDELVPEELTQLRLGKIIKDKYPELDVEDQEAVRQHAIAALNLTQQAKQLVLGNDGAEPSANTALIDGVRRFAMDVRELDIDLIDRINPFGEAYAILAKTMSEESLKQVAAAISAKRTNLTPEDALSLAKRAAQFKKERGRVPALDSQDVWERRMAEGASAFMRFRAEGRYE; this is encoded by the coding sequence ATGAACGACAAGAACAGATCCATCCCTTCGGTTTCCGTCACCTACGCTCGCAACGGGTCGTCCACCAACGCCAATGCCCTCGGGATGCGGCCGATGCAAGAGCGCGTCTATGAAAAGCGCGGGGAGCAGTATCTGCTTATCAAGTCGCCGCCAGCGTCAGGCAAGAGCCGCGCGCTGATGTTCGTCGCGCTCGACAAGCTCCAGAATCAGGGCTTGAAGCAAGTTATCGTTGTCGTACCGGAAAAGTCTATTGGCGCGAGTTTCAACGACGAGCCGCTGTCGGAGTTTGGCTTCTGGGCCGACTGGCACGTCGAGCCGAAATGGAACCTATGCAACGCGCCCGGCAACGACAGCGACAACGGTGGCAAGGTGAAGTCGGTCGGCACGTTCCTCGAAAGCACTGACAAGGTGCTGGTCTGTACCCACGCAACGTTTCGCTTTGCTGTCGATGCGTATGGTGTGGAGCGGTTCGATGACCGGCTGATCGCTGTAGATGAATTTCACCACGTCTCCGCAAACCCTGACAACAAGCTCGGCCTGCATCTTGGGCGGTTCATTGCACGAGGCCGCGTTCACGTCGTTGCGATGACCGGCTCTTATTTCCGGGGCGACGCCGAGGCTGTACTCGCTTCGCAGGATGAATCGAAGTTCGACGCCGTTACCTATACTTACTACGAGCAGCTCAACGGTTACCAGTACCTTAAACAGCTCGATATCGGCTATTTCTTCTATAGCGGGCCATATATCGATGACATCCTCGATGTCCTCGACCCCGCCGAGCGGACGATCATCCACATTCCCAACGTCAATTCGCGCGAAAGCACGAAAGACAAATTGCGAGAGGTAGAACACATCATCGAGGCGCTGGGTGAGTGGCAAGGCAGCGACGCCGCAACGGGCTTTCAGCTTGTCAAAACACCGCAAGGTAGTGTGCTTCGCATCGCCGATCTTGTTGACGACGACCCCACGAAGCGCGACCGCGTTTCTGCTGCACTTAAAGATCCAGCGCAGAAGAACAATCGGGACTATGTAAACATCATTATTGCGTTGGGTATGGCGAAAGAGGGGTTCGATTGGATTTGGTGCGAACACGCACTCACCGTCGGCTATCGTGCCAGCCTTACCGAGATCGTGCAGATAATCGGGCGCGCGACTCGTGATGCGCCCGGCAAGACCCGCGCGCGATTCACAAACTTAATTGCCGAGCCTGACGCTTCTGAGGAAGCCGTCACTGAGGCTGTCAATGACACTCTCAAGGCCATCGCCGCGAGCTTGCTGATGGAGCAGGTTCTCGCGCCGCGCTTCGAGTTCAAGCCTAAGAACCCCGAAAGCGGCCCCGCTTTGGGTTTTGACTACGGTGACGGCGGTTACGACCCGGAGAGGTGCAATGTTGGCTTCAACGAGCAGACGGGGCAGTTCCAGATCGAAATTAAGGGCCTGATTGAACCCAAGAGCAAGGAAGCCGTTCGGATCTGCCAGGAAGACCTCAACGAGGTAATCGCTACCTTCATTCAGGACAGAACAACAGTCGAGCGCGGCTTATTCGACGACGAGCTGGTGCCCGAGGAATTGACCCAACTTCGCCTAGGCAAGATCATCAAGGACAAGTATCCCGAGCTTGATGTAGAGGATCAGGAGGCAGTCCGGCAGCACGCCATTGCTGCCCTCAATTTGACGCAACAAGCCAAACAGCTTGTCTTAGGCAATGACGGCGCCGAGCCGTCAGCCAACACAGCCTTGATCGATGGCGTGCGCCGGTTTGCGATGGACGTGCGCGAGTTGGACATTGACCTCATCGACCGTATCAATCCTTTCGGCGAGGCCTACGCCATCCTTGCCAAGACCATGAGCGAGGAAAGCCTGAAACAGGTCGCGGCGGCTATCTCCGCCAAGCGCACGAACCTGACGCCGGAAGATGCGCTCAGTCTCGCCAAACGCGCAGCGCAATTCAAGAAGGAGCGCGGCCGTGTGCCTGCGCTCGATTCGCAAGATGTATGGGAGCGACGCATGGCCGAGGGGGCGTCGGCCTTCATGCGCTTCAGGGCGGAGGGGCGCTATGAGTGA
- a CDS encoding class I SAM-dependent DNA methyltransferase: MNAVEIEQAVTDLAEQSFDGENFPYAFLEAFGNKATTIQRLRSGATNKSDLGGVLQTNNIHIASCDDGQVTKTLRALKDSPATVRAKAKFILATDGADLEAEDLTSGVTVACAYKDFPDHFGFFLPLAGITTVRQISENAFDIRATSRLNRLYVELLKDNPEWGKAERRHDMNHFMARLIFCFFAEDTDIFVGRGRFTETIAQMSAKDSSNTHEVISELFRAMNTKPSEREGLETPRWADPFPYVNGQLFSGSVEVPNFSKIARSYLLHVGGLDWTKINPDIFGSMIQAVADDEERGELGMHYTSVPNILKVLNPLFLDDLRARLEEAGDNPRTLLNLRKRMEKIRIFDPACGSGNFLVIAYKQMRVIEAEINKRRGEPDRSSEIPLTNFRGIELRDFPAEIARLALIIAEYQCDVLYRGQRLALAEFLPLRHENWITCGNALRLDWLSICPPTGTAVKMQADDLFSTPLDQAEIDFENEGGETYICGNPPYLGSQWRSLEQQSEMEAVFSPHTDSYKDLDYVAAWFLKAAEYGQQVNCDAALVATKSITQGRQVSMLWPLIFERGFGIRFAHRPFTWKNMAARNAGVTVVVVGISNSPISNRYIYEQETKKSARNINAYLLDGQDVIVSQLSKSISGLPTMDYGNKPSDGGHLILSIDEKNQLTKDYPEAIPLLKKLVGSREFTSSSSRWCLWIEDAQLQQAMAIPPIALRIEAVRAARQGSKGKQSQDKADRPHRFVYTPHQDKDALIVPSITSENREYLPVGLTDPDTVISNKAAVIYDPPLWTLSMVASRLHAQWIATVCVRMRTDFSYSNTLGWNTFPVPTLTDKNKADLTRCAEEILLAREHHFPATIADLYGPDNMPDDLRAAHERNDEVLERIYIGRRFKNDTERLEKLFDLYTKMTAAAAPVSAKKRKTRAYA; this comes from the coding sequence TTGAACGCCGTTGAGATAGAACAGGCCGTCACCGATCTTGCGGAGCAATCGTTCGATGGCGAGAATTTTCCATATGCCTTTCTTGAAGCCTTCGGCAACAAGGCGACGACGATCCAACGCCTGCGTAGCGGTGCGACGAACAAATCCGATCTCGGCGGCGTTCTCCAAACTAACAACATCCACATTGCCTCCTGTGACGACGGCCAGGTCACGAAGACGCTCAGGGCGCTGAAAGACAGCCCGGCAACCGTCCGGGCAAAGGCGAAGTTCATCCTCGCAACGGACGGCGCGGATCTTGAGGCTGAGGACTTAACGAGCGGGGTCACGGTCGCCTGCGCCTATAAGGATTTTCCCGATCATTTTGGGTTCTTTCTGCCGCTTGCGGGCATCACCACCGTCCGGCAGATCAGCGAGAACGCCTTTGACATCCGGGCGACCAGCCGCCTCAACCGCCTCTACGTCGAACTGTTGAAGGACAATCCCGAATGGGGCAAAGCTGAGCGCCGCCATGACATGAATCACTTCATGGCGCGACTCATCTTTTGCTTCTTTGCAGAAGACACCGACATCTTTGTTGGTAGGGGGCGTTTCACAGAAACTATCGCCCAGATGAGCGCGAAGGACTCATCCAATACCCATGAGGTGATCTCCGAACTGTTTCGCGCGATGAACACGAAGCCCTCTGAACGCGAGGGGCTGGAAACTCCCCGTTGGGCCGATCCCTTTCCGTACGTGAATGGGCAGTTGTTCTCTGGTAGTGTGGAAGTCCCGAATTTCAGCAAGATTGCACGTTCCTACTTGCTCCACGTTGGTGGGTTGGACTGGACCAAGATCAATCCTGATATTTTCGGGTCAATGATTCAGGCGGTCGCCGACGATGAGGAGCGAGGCGAACTGGGGATGCACTACACCAGTGTCCCCAACATTCTCAAAGTCCTTAATCCGCTATTCCTTGATGATCTGCGCGCGCGGCTGGAAGAGGCTGGTGACAACCCCCGTACCTTGCTCAATCTGCGCAAGCGCATGGAGAAAATTCGGATCTTCGACCCGGCCTGCGGCTCCGGCAACTTTCTTGTCATCGCTTACAAGCAAATGCGGGTCATCGAGGCCGAGATTAATAAGCGGCGCGGCGAGCCCGACCGCAGTTCGGAGATCCCGCTCACGAACTTTCGCGGAATCGAACTGCGCGATTTCCCGGCAGAGATCGCGCGCCTCGCACTGATCATCGCCGAATACCAATGCGATGTGCTGTACCGGGGGCAGAGGTTGGCCCTCGCCGAATTCCTGCCCTTGCGCCACGAAAATTGGATTACCTGCGGCAATGCCCTGCGGCTCGACTGGCTAAGCATCTGCCCACCAACGGGTACTGCCGTAAAGATGCAAGCGGACGACCTGTTTAGTACCCCGCTCGATCAAGCAGAGATCGATTTCGAGAACGAAGGTGGCGAGACGTACATCTGTGGGAACCCCCCGTACCTTGGAAGCCAGTGGCGAAGTCTTGAGCAGCAATCAGAGATGGAGGCGGTGTTTTCACCCCATACTGACTCGTACAAGGACCTTGACTACGTTGCAGCGTGGTTTCTCAAGGCGGCTGAATATGGTCAACAGGTGAACTGCGATGCCGCACTAGTCGCGACGAAATCGATCACTCAGGGCCGCCAAGTCTCTATGCTTTGGCCTCTGATATTTGAGCGTGGCTTTGGAATTAGATTCGCTCATCGCCCCTTCACCTGGAAGAATATGGCTGCGAGAAACGCAGGGGTGACTGTGGTGGTTGTTGGAATATCGAATTCACCGATTTCAAACAGGTACATCTACGAACAGGAAACAAAGAAGTCTGCACGAAACATCAATGCGTATCTGCTGGACGGACAGGACGTCATCGTTTCGCAGCTCAGCAAGTCCATCAGCGGCCTTCCAACTATGGATTATGGGAACAAACCTTCCGACGGTGGGCATTTGATTCTGTCGATCGACGAAAAAAATCAACTAACCAAAGACTACCCGGAGGCCATACCACTTCTTAAGAAGCTCGTTGGTTCAAGAGAGTTCACCTCTTCTAGTAGTCGATGGTGTCTATGGATTGAAGATGCTCAGCTGCAACAAGCCATGGCCATCCCACCCATCGCACTTCGAATAGAGGCAGTGAGAGCTGCGAGACAAGGGAGCAAGGGAAAACAGTCGCAGGATAAGGCTGATCGTCCGCACCGATTTGTCTATACACCTCATCAGGATAAAGACGCACTGATAGTGCCGAGTATCACTAGTGAAAACCGAGAGTATTTGCCGGTTGGATTGACGGACCCTGATACGGTCATTTCTAACAAGGCCGCAGTCATCTATGACCCGCCGCTGTGGACACTCAGCATGGTTGCAAGCCGATTACACGCTCAATGGATTGCTACGGTATGTGTCCGTATGCGCACGGACTTCTCATACTCGAACACCCTGGGCTGGAACACATTTCCTGTGCCGACACTTACCGACAAGAACAAGGCGGATCTCACGCGTTGTGCCGAAGAAATCTTGCTCGCGCGTGAGCATCATTTTCCGGCGACCATCGCTGATCTCTACGGTCCTGACAACATGCCCGACGACTTGCGTGCCGCGCATGAGCGCAATGATGAAGTACTGGAGCGCATCTACATCGGTCGCCGGTTTAAGAACGACACCGAGCGGCTGGAAAAGCTGTTCGACCTCTATACCAAGATGACTGCTGCGGCTGCACCGGTCAGCGCCAAGAAGCGCAAGACGAGGGCATACGCATGA